Part of the uncultured Cohaesibacter sp. genome is shown below.
TTGTGATCTTTCTGATTTCATTCTTCCCGCCACTCGTTATCGGCTTGCCGAAACTGCTTGGCATGATGTGAGCGGGTTTTTTTGGAGGAGGTCGGCAATGACCAGAGGAAGCATTGCCGGCAAAAAACTTACTAGTGGAGGTAACTCATGACTATCAAGGCACTCGGACTGTCCCTGTTGACCGCAGGTTTCCTTTCCGCCGCTGCGCAAGCTGCCGACTACAAGCTGACGGTCCCACATGTGACCAACCCGGACAGCTACAACCATCAGTCACTGCTGGTGTTCAAGAATTTCGTCGAAAACCATTCCAACGGTGCCATCGAGGTCGAGATCTTCCCGAGCGGACAGCTCTGCGGCAATGCCCGTGAGTGCCTCTCTGGCGTACAGTCCGGCATCTTTGACTATTTCCAGACCACCATCCCGGAACTGGCCAACTACTGGGGTCCGGTCGGTGCATTCGATCTGCCCTACATGCTGCGCGATGACCGTGTGGCCGAATGCGTCTATGACAACGAGGATTTCCTCGCCGACATACGCAAGAATGTGCTCGAACAGACCGGCAACCTGCGCCTGATGATGGTGTCCAACTCCGGCGGCTGGCGCAACTTTGCCACCACCAGCAAACAGATCAAGACGCCCGAAGACATCAAGGGGCTGAAGATCCGTACCGTGCCGGCACCGATCCAGCAGGAACTGGTCAAGTCGCTGGGCGGCGCTCCGACCCCGATTTCCTGGCCGGAAGTCTACACGGCGCTGTCCACCGGCGTTGTTGACGGCACCAAGAACGGCATCGTCGATATCACCACCATGAAATTCGAGGAGAGCCTCAAATACATCATCCTCGACGGTCACGCCTACATGGGTGGCGTCTGGGTGATGAACAACGAACGCTTCAATTCCTTCCCTGAAGAGCTGAAGCGCGTGGTTATCGACGGCATCGCGGCCCAGAACCAGTTCCTGCGCGTCTATCCGAAATGGAAGGAATTTGACGCCTATGAGACCTTCCGCAAGGCTGGCGGCACCATCTACACGCCGACCCCGGCAGAGAAGAAAGCCTTCCAGGACGCCACAGCTCCAGTGAAAGACTTCTTCATCCAGACTGCTGGCGCCGATGGCAAGGCTTGGCTTGAACGCTTCCAAACCGAGATCAAGGCCTGCGAAACCAGGCTCGACGCCGAATTCGCAACCGCCGAGAAATAAAGACAAAAGCGAAGGGGTGCCTCGCACCCCTTCCCATCCCCGCCATCTTGCCTGCCTGCTCTTTTGAATTCTGATCGCGCTTTCCGAATTCACAAGATCAGATCGAGGGAAAATCTCATGAAATTCGAAAGATCCGAAGCCGGTTTCGTGCTCTCGCACAAAGGCCATGTCGTGCTGCGCCACAGCCACAGCGAACCATGCCTGTTTGTCGGTATGGGCAACGGCGTGTTCGACATGTATCGCGGCAACTTCGACATCAGGGACTATGTCGTCGAACGCATCGCCCTGCGCTGCTTTGCGCTCAAGAGCGAAGAGCAGGCAGTCCGCATCGAGTTCCGCCACGAGGGCGAACTGCAGATTGCCCTTCTGGCGGGCGAAACCCCGGAAGGACGCCTCCGCATTGATTTCCTTGATGCCCGCGAAGGGCTCAACCGCATCTGGCTGCGTCTTGATGCAGACAAGGACGAAAAGATCTACGGCTGCGGCGAACAGCTCACCTATTTGAATCTCAGGGGTCACAATTTCCCCCTCTGGACATCAGAGCCGGGGGTTGGCCGCAACAAGTCGACCTATGTAACCTGGCAGGCGGATGTCAAAGACCGTGCTGGCGGCGACTACTACAACACCAACTATCCGCAGCCGAGCTTTGTCTCGTCGGAACGCTATTTCGTGCATTTGCAGACCACGGCCTATGCAGACTTCGACTTCCGCAACGCCGCTTTCCACGAGCTGCAATGCTGGGCCGTCCCGGACTATCTGCTGTTTGACAGCGAAGAGAGTTTCCCGGCGCTTGTTCACAACATCACCGGTGTCTTCGGCACGCAGCCGGAATTGCCGGACTGGGTTCTGGACGGTGTCATACTCGGCATTCAGGGCGGCACAGCCATCACCCTCGAGAAGCTGCAGAAGGCCCGCGCAGCGGGTGTCAAGGTCGCAGGTGCCTGGTGCCAGGACTGGCAGGGCATCAAGATGACTTCCTTCGGCAAGCGGCTGCAGTGGGACTGGCAGTGGAACCCCGACCTCTATCCCGGCCTCGACACCAAGATCCATGAATTGAAGCACGATGGCATCCGCTTCCTTGGCTACATCAACCCCTATGTGCTGGAAGACTTCCCGCTCTACAAGGAAGCCGCAGCCAAAGGCTATCTGGCCACCCGCGCCGACGGTTCCAAATATGTCGTCGACTTCGGCGAATTCTATTGCGGCGTTGTCGATTTCACCAAACCGGAAGCCTGCGAATGGTACAAGGGAGTCATCAAGACCAACATGATCGACTTCGGCCTTGATGGCTGGATGGCCGACTTTGGCGAATATCTGCCGACCGATTGCTCTCTTGCCAATGGCAAGTCTGCCGAGATCGAGCACAACGACTGGCCACGTCGCTGGGCCAAGATAAACCACGAAGCCATCGAGGAAGCAGGCAAGACCGACGAGATCCTGTTTTTCATGCGCGCCGGCTACACCGGAATCCAGCGCTATTGCCACACGTTGTGGGCGGGTGACCAGTGCGTCAACTGGAACATCGACGATGGCATGCCGTCAGTGATCAACGGCGCCCTGTCCTCTGGCCTGCTGGGCAACGGCATCCACCATTCCGACATCGGCGGCTACACCACCCTGCACGGCATGAAGCGCGATAGGGAGCTGTTCATGCGTTGGGCGGAAATGGCCGCCTTCACCCCGATGATGCGCACCCACGAAGGCAACCGGCCCGCCGACAACCACCAGTTCGACAGCGATGCCGAAACCCTGCTGCATCTCGCCCGCATGACCCGGATCTTCACCCACCTGAAACCCTATATCAAGTCTGCGGTCAAGGAAAACACCCTCACCGGTATGCCGGTTCAGCGGCCGCTGTTCATGCATTACGAGGACGACGCGCTTTCCTACGAGGTCATGTATGAATATCTGTTTGGCCGCGACCTGCTGGTGGCTCCGGTCTATGAGCAGGGCGCAACCAGCCGCAAGCTCTATCTGCCGCCGGACCAGTGGATCCATATCTGGAGCGGTGAGCACCATCAGGGCGGCTGGGTCGAAATTGAAGCCCCCATCGGCAAGCCGGCGGTATTCTATCGCGCGGCCAGTGCCGACACCGTTCTGCTGGGCAAACTGCCTGACATCGCCGACGACATTGATTGACACGGCTGTCCGCACAGAGCGCGCGGCCAGAACAGCCCCGTCAATTGACATGGTTGCCCGATGATGCATTTTGGCCGCTCGGGAGGTTCCGTTTCCTCCGGGCGGCTCCAACTTTCTATAACTGCAGCGCCGCCTGGCGCAGGATCACTTCGCTCAACGCCTGCGACACGGCTTCATCGACCCCCTTGCGCTTGACAAGGATGAACTCGACCATTTCGAGCTCCGGCAAAAGTCCCTTCGGCACCTCCTCAAGACCTTCCGGACGGAGGCTTCGGGGTTGCACGAACAGGCCCAGACCGGCCCGGGCAGCCGCCGTCAAACCACTCAGGGAACTGCATGTGCAGCTGATCCGCCAGGGAGTACTGCTGCCATCAAGCGCCTCCAGAGCCAACGAGCGCGTCAGACTGGGCGGTGGAAAGGCCACCAGGGGGAGCGGCCGCTTGCGAGCGAGTTCCAAAGGATTGCGAGCCAGCCAAACCAGCTCCTGCCGTGCGATACAGCGTCCGTGAGTCTGCCCCAGCCTGCGCTTGGCCAACACCAGATCGACGTCGCCGAGTTTCTGCTGGGCGAACAGGGTCTCAGAGAGGGCAACCGTCAGTTCCAGATCCACCAGCGGATGCTCTCGCGAGAAGTTCTCCAGAATACGCGGCAAGGTGCCCGAGACCAGATCTTCCGACAGCCCGAAACGGATGCGCCCGCGCAACCGGGCAGACAGGAAATTGCCTTCCACCCGTTCGGCGATTTCGATCATCCGACGGGCTTCGGGCAACAACTGCTCGCCTGCGGGCGTCAGCGCAACGGTGTGCGTGTCCCGGTCAAACAGGCGATTCTGCAGATAGGTTTCCAATCGCCTGACATGTTGGCTGACCGTTGACTGGCCGATGCCGAGATGTGCCGCCGCCCGGCTGAAGCTGCCACTTTCGAAGACCGCGAGAAAACTTCTGACTTGAGCGAGATCGAGCATGCTTATCCAGCTTTGTGATAACTGTTATAGATTGTATTTCGATTTGTACTGATGCACAAGGGAG
Proteins encoded:
- the dctP gene encoding TRAP transporter substrate-binding protein DctP, which codes for MTIKALGLSLLTAGFLSAAAQAADYKLTVPHVTNPDSYNHQSLLVFKNFVENHSNGAIEVEIFPSGQLCGNARECLSGVQSGIFDYFQTTIPELANYWGPVGAFDLPYMLRDDRVAECVYDNEDFLADIRKNVLEQTGNLRLMMVSNSGGWRNFATTSKQIKTPEDIKGLKIRTVPAPIQQELVKSLGGAPTPISWPEVYTALSTGVVDGTKNGIVDITTMKFEESLKYIILDGHAYMGGVWVMNNERFNSFPEELKRVVIDGIAAQNQFLRVYPKWKEFDAYETFRKAGGTIYTPTPAEKKAFQDATAPVKDFFIQTAGADGKAWLERFQTEIKACETRLDAEFATAEK
- a CDS encoding alpha-glucosidase, with protein sequence MKFERSEAGFVLSHKGHVVLRHSHSEPCLFVGMGNGVFDMYRGNFDIRDYVVERIALRCFALKSEEQAVRIEFRHEGELQIALLAGETPEGRLRIDFLDAREGLNRIWLRLDADKDEKIYGCGEQLTYLNLRGHNFPLWTSEPGVGRNKSTYVTWQADVKDRAGGDYYNTNYPQPSFVSSERYFVHLQTTAYADFDFRNAAFHELQCWAVPDYLLFDSEESFPALVHNITGVFGTQPELPDWVLDGVILGIQGGTAITLEKLQKARAAGVKVAGAWCQDWQGIKMTSFGKRLQWDWQWNPDLYPGLDTKIHELKHDGIRFLGYINPYVLEDFPLYKEAAAKGYLATRADGSKYVVDFGEFYCGVVDFTKPEACEWYKGVIKTNMIDFGLDGWMADFGEYLPTDCSLANGKSAEIEHNDWPRRWAKINHEAIEEAGKTDEILFFMRAGYTGIQRYCHTLWAGDQCVNWNIDDGMPSVINGALSSGLLGNGIHHSDIGGYTTLHGMKRDRELFMRWAEMAAFTPMMRTHEGNRPADNHQFDSDAETLLHLARMTRIFTHLKPYIKSAVKENTLTGMPVQRPLFMHYEDDALSYEVMYEYLFGRDLLVAPVYEQGATSRKLYLPPDQWIHIWSGEHHQGGWVEIEAPIGKPAVFYRAASADTVLLGKLPDIADDID
- a CDS encoding LysR family transcriptional regulator, yielding MLDLAQVRSFLAVFESGSFSRAAAHLGIGQSTVSQHVRRLETYLQNRLFDRDTHTVALTPAGEQLLPEARRMIEIAERVEGNFLSARLRGRIRFGLSEDLVSGTLPRILENFSREHPLVDLELTVALSETLFAQQKLGDVDLVLAKRRLGQTHGRCIARQELVWLARNPLELARKRPLPLVAFPPPSLTRSLALEALDGSSTPWRISCTCSSLSGLTAAARAGLGLFVQPRSLRPEGLEEVPKGLLPELEMVEFILVKRKGVDEAVSQALSEVILRQAALQL